One region of Phragmites australis chromosome 18, lpPhrAust1.1, whole genome shotgun sequence genomic DNA includes:
- the LOC133899310 gene encoding syntaxin-52-like — translation MASSSDPWVKEYNEASRLADDISSMIADRGSLPQSGPEIMRHTSAIRRKITILGTRLDSLESLLARIPPKSITDKELHKRQDMLSNLKSKAKQMATSFNMSNFANREDLLGQSKKADDMSRVAGLDNQGIVGLQRQIVKEQDEGLEKLEETVLSTKHIALAVNEELTLHTRLIDDLEDHVDVTNSRLQRVQKRLAILNKRTKGGCSCMCLLLSVVAIVILAVIVWLLIKYL, via the exons atggcatcatcttcggaCCCATGGGTGAAAGAGTACAATGAAGCATCCAGGCTTGCTGATGATATTAGTTCCATGATTGCCGATAGAGGGTCTCTTCCTCAATCAGGCCCAGAAATTATGCGACACACTTCAGCCATCCGGAGAAAAATAACTATTCTTGGGACTAGACTTGATAGCCTGGAGTCATTGTTGGCCCGAATTCCTCCAAAGTCAAT AACTGACAAGGAGTTGCATAAGCGCCAAGACATGCTTTCCAATTTGAAGTCTAAAGCAAAACAGATGGCTACAAGCTTCAACATGTCAAACTTTGCTAACAG GGAGGATTTGCTTGGTCAGAGTAAAAAAGCTGATGATATGAGCAGAGTTGCTGGGCTGGACAACCAAGGGATTGTTGGCCTTCAGAGGCAAATTGTGAAAG AACAAGATGAGGGTCTTGAGAAGCTGGAAGAGACAGTACTCAGCACAAAACATATTGCATTAGCAGTCAATGAAGAACTTACTCTGCATACAAGACTGATT GATGACTTAGAAGATCATGTTGATGTTACGAACTCGCGTCTTCAG CGTGTGCAAAAGAGGCTTGCGATTCTGAACAAGCGCACCAAAGGTGGCTGCTCATGCATGTGCTTGCTGTTGTCGGTTGTCGCCATAGTGATTCTTGCTGTTATCGTCTGGCTTCTCATTAAGTATCTCTAA
- the LOC133899075 gene encoding cinnamoyl-CoA reductase 1-like: protein MGVANDNTANCASGHGHTVCVTGAGGFIASWLVKLLLQKGYTVRGTVRNPDDDAKNAHLRALDGAAEQLTLVRADLLDKESLDAAFRGCEGVFHTASPVTDDPEQMIEPAVNGTKNVINAAADVGSVRRVVFTSSIGAVYMDPRRGPEEVDETCWSDLEYCKNTKNWYCYSKTVAEQAAWELAKQRRLDLVVVNPSLVLGPLLQPAVNASTWHILKYLDGSVQTYADAAQAYVHVRDVANVHARVYEAPGAQGRYLCAGRTLHRGEVCRILAKLFPDYPVPTKCKGGVGETEKGCRFSSRRLTELGDGITPVSLCLYDTVISLQDKGLLPRQVAACSQSL, encoded by the exons ATGGGTGTTGCCAATGACAACACGGCCAACTGCGCCTCCGGCCATGGCCACACCGTCTGCGTCACCGGTGCAGGCGGGTTCATCGCGTCCTGGCTTGTGAAGCTCCTCCTCCAGAAGGGCTACACCGTGCGCGGCACTGTCCGGAATCCTG ATGATGACGCGAAGAACGCACACCTAAGAGCGCTGGATGGAGCGGCGGAGCAGCTGACGCTGGTGCGGGCGGACCTGCTGGACAAAGAGAGCCTCGATGCCGCATTCCGAGGCTGCGAGGGCGTCTTCCATACTGCCTCCCCCGTCACTGACGACCCG GAGCAAATGATCGAGCCAGCTGTGAACGGGACGAAGAACGTGATCAATGCCGCTGCGGACGTCGGCAGCGTCCGGCGTGTGGTGTTCACCTCATCGATCGGTGCTGTGTACATGGACCCTCGTCGCGGCCCCGAGGAGGTAGACGAGACGTGCTGGAGCGACCTCGAGTACTGCAAAAACACCAAG AATTGGTACTGCTACTCGAAGACAGTGGCGGAGCAGGCGGCGTGGGAGCTCGCCAAGCAGCGGCGCCTGGACCTCGTCGTGGTGAACCCGTCGCTGGTGCTCGGCCCGCTGCTGCAGCCGGCGGTGAACGCCAGCACGTGGCACATCCTCAAGTATCTTGATGGCTCGGTGCAGACGTACGCGGATGCCGCGCAGGCGTACGTGCACGTCCGCGACGTCGCCAACGTGCACGCGCGCGTGTACGAGGCGCCTGGCGCACAAGGGCGCTACCTCTGCGCCGGCCGCACGCTGCACCGCGGCGAGGTGTGCCGCATCCTCGCCAAGCTGTTCCCAGATTACCCAGTGCCTACCAAGTGCAAGGGTGGGGTGGGCGAGACGGAGAAGGGGTGCCGATTCAGCAGCCGGCGCTTGACGGAGCTCGGCGATGGGATCACGCCGGTGAGCCTGTGCCTGTACGACACGGTCATCAGCCTCCAGGACAAGGGCTTGCTTCCCCGCCAGGTCGCCGCTTGTAGTCAATCCTTGTGA